DNA sequence from the Myxococcus guangdongensis genome:
GCGTTCTGCTTCACCCATCCGGCCCTGCCCTACACGCTGGTGGAGGGGCTCGCGGTGTACCAGCCGTTCCTCTTCGACTCGATGATGTTCAACGGCCCCAACGTGTTCCGCCGCCGTCCGGTGGACCTCCGCGTGTCCCAGCCCTTCACGGCCCAGGCGGACATCTCGTCGTTCACCACCGGCAACCTGGAGACGCTGACCACCGTCACCGGCGCGAGCATCCGAGGCATCGAGCCGACGATGACCTCCGACGGCCGGCTGCTCATCTTCCAGGGCGGTCCCCAGAACGACGGCGGCATCGACCACCTGATGTACGCGTACAACCCCACGCCGTGCGCCGCCTCGGGATGGAGCAACCCGCGCCCCCTGTCGATGATGAACATCGACACGGCCTCCGGCGTGCAGCGCTATCCGCTGGCGCGGCAGAAGCTCAAGGCCTCCACCGGTGAGCTCTTCGGCGAGACGACCTCCGGCGCGCTGCTGCGCGGCGCGTACCCCTGGGTGGACCACGAGGGACGCAACGTCACGTACACCGGCGTCGTCTACACGGATGGCGCGCGCCGGGAGGCGGTGAGCCTGATTGGCGCGGACACGGGCTGGACGGCGTACCACATCGATGGCGCCATCAACACGGGCCGGCTCGACATCGCGCACCTCTTCTACTCGGGCCCGATGTGGAACTTCGAGCAGGAGCGCGCCCCGGAGCAGAACTTCCCGCCCGGCGCCAACAACGACAGTCGCTACCTGCCGGTGACGAAGTCCCACGACGTGCTCGCCCTCTTCGGCAGCAACACGTCGGACTACAACGAGGTGGACGTGGGCGAGCTGGTGGACCCCTTCCACGTGCTCAACCTGCCCATGAACGAGCTGGTGACGCGCGCGGGCGCCTACGACTTGACGCGCACGCCGGACCACTCGGGCTCCTTCTACACGGGCACCCTCACCGGCACCGCGTCCATCTCCGCCGGCAACTTCGTGACGCAGTCCACCTCCGGCTCGCTGTGGGAGCCGCACGGCAAGGGCAAGGCGCTCGTCGTCCCCGGCGGCGGCGCCCTCTCGGTGAATCTCACCGATGCCAGCGGCACCGTGCGCGGCGTGGGCGCGCTGGTGCGAGGCTTCACCGTGCAGCTCGCCGTCCGCCCCGACGCGAACATCCACGCGGGCTGCACCACCGGCAATCCCTATCGCTACCTCTTCCAGAAGTCGGGGGCCATCGACCTCATCTACGAGTCCGACAACACGGTGCAGCTCTCCTTCGTCATCAACGGCACCCGCGTGCGCCTGGGGCGCAGCCCTCCGCTCCCTGTCGGCGCGTGGACCCACCTGGGCTACTCGTGGGACGGCGTCACCGGCGTCTTCCGCGAGTACCTCAACGGCGTGCCCACGCGCCGCGTCCTCCCGGTGGCTCCGGGCAGCTTCCGCCTGGGCACGGGCGTGCTGAGCATCGGCGCGGGCAACGTGATGAGCACCGAGTCCTGCCCCGCCAACGGCGAGGGCTCCTTCAAGGGCGCCATCGACGAGGTCCGCTTCTTCAGTCACGCGCGCTCGGCCCGCTCCATCTGCATGACCTCGCCGGGCGCGGCCTGTCTGGACACCGCCATCCAGGAGACACCCACGGAGGGACAGTTCGGCATGAGCCAGCAGCTCCACCTGTGCAACAGCTACGCGGCCCTGGGCACCCGGGCTTGCTCGGCCGCCATGCACCGCGTCTGCGCGCAGCGAGGCGCCCATGACGCGCTGGCCAACAGCACCAACGTCCTGGAGACGATTCAGCAGCTCATCGGCAACCGTCCGCCCATCTCGCTCCTGGGCGTGCTCGCGGGCGCCACCGCGACCGACGTCAACGTGGCCTGTGGTCCCATCCAACACGAGAGCGTGGCCGTCACCTTCGAGGAGCTGTCGCGCCTGCACGGGCTCTGCACGGACGAGCGCGTCGCGCAGACGCTCGACTGCGGCGCCGCCGCGCATCGCTGGTGCAACAAGCTGGGCTGGACGACGGGACAGATTTTCGAGGTGACGTCTCGTCCCTGGGTGGGCTGCTTCAACTCCGGCCTCATCCAGGACGTGCCCAAGGACCAGCTCGGCCCCGTGTCCAACACCAGCGCCTTCATGGCCACCGACTCCAAGCTGGAGGTCAGCCGGTGGTGCCAGGCGAAGGGCTTTGGCGCCGGCACGGTGCAGGAGCTGGGCTTGGGCTACCTCGCGCAGGTGCACTGCTTCCAGCCCGCCGTGACGGTGCCCTGGAAGATCAACCCCTGAGCCCCTGACGTCCTTCAGGTTCCCTGGAGCCTGAAGGGCGCCACACTCGCTCCGGCGGAGTGCTCGCGGTTGAGCACCTCGAGCACTTCGCCAGGGAGCGGGAACCACCGCAGTCGCTCGGCCTCCGCGCGGAGCGGCGCGTCATCCGTCTTCAGGCTCGCGTAGTCCTGGAGCGCCTCCTCGACGGCGTCGTGTGCGCGAGCGACATAGCGGGTCAGCTCCGTCTCTGGCACGGAGCGTCCGGGAGCGGGCGCCTCGGCATGGCCGTGCGCATAGGACAGCGCCTCCAGGCGTCGCAGCGTGCGCTGGTGGCCCCGGTAGCGCCACTGTCCGGTGGCCGGGTCCAACACGTAGCGCGGCAGCAGCTTCCACCCCTCGGTGGCGACGAAGTCCACCGCGTCCAACAGGAAGCCGAACGTCGTCTCGGACAGGAAGTAGTTGAAGCCCAGACGCACCCAGCCGGGCTTCACTCCGTCCGTGCCGCTCAGGATGACGTCCTGGAAGCGGTGGCTCGTGACGGGGTCGATGCTCAGCAGGCGATGGCCGTACGGGCCCGCGCAGGAGCAACCTCCCCGCGCCTGGATGCCGAACAAGTCGTTGAGCAGGGCGACCACGAAGTGGTGGTGGAGGTACGCGTCACCGTGGCGGACGAGGAAGCTCACGATGGGGAGCCGGGGCAGCGCGGGGTTGCCCAGGATTCGCAACGCGGGGTTCGCGCCCCAGCGTTCGAGGGCTCGGCGGACGAAGTCCTTCTCCAGCGCGTCGATGTGCTCCACGCTCACGGACTCGCGCAGGCGGAACACCAGCCCGGCGCGAATCGAGTCCACGATGGCGGGCGTGCCGCCCTCTTCCCGATGCACCGGGTCTCGCTGGTAGACGTGCTCGCTGCCGCTCACATAGGACACCGTGCCTCCACCCGGCACGGTGGGGATGCGGTTGCCGAGCAGCTTGCGTTTGACGACGAGCACCCCCGTCGTGCCCGGCCCGCCGATGAACTTGTGCGGTGACAGGAACGCCGCGTCCTTCTCCACGCGAGGCCGCGCGGGGCCGTCCTCGCGGCCATTCATCTCCACGCGGACGTAGGGGCCCGCCGCGGCGAAGTCCCAGAACGCGAGCGCGCCGTGGCGACGCAGGAGCGCGCCCAGGCCTTCCAAGTCGCTCAGGATGCCGGTGACGTTGCTCGCGGCGGAGAAGCTGCCGATGCGCAGCGGGCGCTCCTGGTGCCGCACCAACTCCCGCTCCAGGTGGGCCTGGTCGATGCGACCGTCCGCGTCCTCGTCGATGGTGACCACGTCCGCGATGGACTCGCGCCAGGGCAAGTCGTTGCTGTGGTGCTCGTACGGCCCCACGAACACCACGGGTCGCTCGGCGGCGGGGATGCGCGAGCGCAAGTCGTAGCGCGCGTCCAGGTCCGCGGGGATGCGCAGGTTGAGGATGTCGATGAGCTTGCAGACGGCCGCCGTGGCGCCCGCGCCACAGAAGAGCACGACGTCCTCGGGCCCTCCGCCCACGGCCGCATGGATGATGTCGCGCGCGTCCTCGCGAAAGCGCGTCGTCTGGGCGCCGGTACCGGACGTCTCCGAGTGGGTGTTGGCGTAGAACGGGAGCACGTGGTCCCGGATGAAGTCCTCGATGAAGCCCAGGGAGCGCCCCGACGCGGCGTGGTCCGCGTACGTGAGCCGGCGGGCGCCAAAGGGCCCGTCGAGCACCCGCCCCTCCCCCAGGATGGCGCTTCGAATCGACTCGACCAGCCGTGTACGCGCGTCTTGCATCGCTCGCACCTCTCGTGGTGGAGCCCAGCGTCCCGCCGAAGCGCCTCGACTGTCCAGCCCCCACGCGCCGACGGGCCGCGTCAGCCACGCAAGCGCCGCCCCGTCACTGCGCCGCCCCATGTTAGCGTGAGCACACTCCATGAACTTTCGCTTCCAGTGCTGGGTGCAGCGCCACGCCAGCGGCCGGGTGACGCTCACCCCGCTGTCACTTCCCCACCTCGCGGTGCACGCGGACTCCCTGGAGAAGGCCACCGAGGAGCTCACGCTGGCGCTCGACGACCAGCTCACCCGCATCCATCCCCGCCGAGTCCCCGAGTTCATCTCGGCCACGGGTGGCGCCCCGCACTCGCTGGAGCTGAAGGCAATCCCCGTCTGGGGCGGGGAGCAGAACGCCGTCGCCCCGCTGTCGCTCTTCGCCGTCTCCGCGCCCACGCACCAGTCCTACCTGGGCCTGAACACGCCGCGCCTGGAGACGCAGCTGTGGTTCCAGGGGAAGTCACTCCCCGACGATGCCCCGGAGCGCCTGCGCGAGCGGCTGGAGGGGCTCAGTGACGCGCGCCTGTTGGCCCTGCGCGCCGATGGAGGCGAGGCGTTGATCGACGTGGAGGTGGAGGCCACCCCCACGCGCCTGTCGGCCCTGACGCCGCGCCAGCTCCACCTGGACATCCGCCCACCGCCGCGCCCACCGGACGCACCGGACCCGTCCGACGAGCCTCGCGTCACCGGGCCGCTCGACGAAGAGGACGAAGAGGAGGTCTTCGACGACGACACGTGGGAGCCCCGGAAGCGCAAGCGGCGCCATGAGCCGGGGGACAAGGCCGCCAGGCCGCCCCCCACGCCCGTGCTGGACCGCATCGCGGTGCCCTGGCACAAGCTCGCGGAGGACGGGCAGTTGGACCCCGCCTACGAGCAGGACGGGCTGGTCTCCCTGCTCCGCGCCCGACTGGCCGCGAAGGACGCGGAGGCCGTGGTGCTGGTGGGCCCCTCGGGCGTGGGCAAGTCCGCCCTGCTGCACGCGCTCGCCGAGGCGCTGCGCGCCCCCACCGCCTCGGACGACGAGCGCGCGCGGCCCTTCTTCTTCGTGGACGGCAGCCGTCTCATCGCGGGCGAGGGGATGTGGGGCGGCTGGCAGCAGCAGGTGCTCCAGTCCTACCGCGAGGCCTCCGAGGCCCGCGCCATCCTCGCCCTGGGCCACGCCGTCGACCTGCTCGACGCGGGCAAGAGCGCGCACAGCGACCAGAACGTGGCGCAGCTGCTCCTACCGCTGCTCTCCACCCGCGAGGTGTCCGTGGTGGCCGAGGCCACGGCGGAGACGTGGGCCCAGGTGGAGCGCCGCAACGCCAGCTTCGCGCGCCTGTTCTCCGTGGTGCGCGTGGACGAGCCCGCGCTGGAGTCCCTCTCCCGCATCCTCACGCGCGTGGCCCAGGACATTGTGGGCGCCACGTCGCTGGAGGTGAAGCCGGAGGCCCTGGAGGAGGTCCGCTTCCTGTGCCGGCGCTTCCTGCCCTACGGCGCGCAGGTGGGCAACGCGGTGGCCTTCCTCCGGCGGCTGCTCGCCACCTGCACCCACGCGGCCCAGGCCCACGTCACGCGCCTGGACGCCGTCCGCCAGTTCGCCTCCGAGTCCGGAATCCCCGAGTCGCTCCTGCGCGACGACATGCCCCTGGAGGCCGAGCAGGTCCGCGCGTTCCTCGCCACGCGCGTGCTGGGACAGCCGACGGCGGTGGAGCGGGTCGCCAACGTCGTGTCCGTGCTGAAGGCGGGGCTTGCGGACACGCGAAGGCCGCTGGGCGTGCTCCTGTTCGTGGGGCCCACGGGCGTGGGCAAGACGGAGCTGTCCAAGGCCCTGGCGGAGCTGCTGTTCGGCTCTCGTGAGCGCATGGTGCGCCTGGACATGGGCGAGTACGCCGGCCCGGACGCGCTCCTGCGCTTGCTGGGTGACGGCCAGACGCCGGGCCACCTCTCCGCGGCCGTGCGCCGTCAGCCCTTCTGCGTGGTGCTGCTGGACGAGGTGGAGAAGGCCCACCCCGCCGTGCACGACGCGCTGCTGGGCGTGCTGGGCGAAGGCCGGCTCACCGATGCATCGGGCCGCTTCACCGACTTCCGCAACGCCGTGCTCGTGCTGACGAGCAACCTGGGCGCGGACACGTGGCGCGCGCGCGTGGGCTTCGACTCGCTGGGCGGCGTCCCCGACGTGGCCGCCCTGCGCACGCACTACCTGGCGGAGGTGCAGCGCTTCTTCCGGCCGGAGATGTTCAACCGCCTGGACGACACCATCGTCTTCTCGCCCCTGTCCGCGGAGCTGCTGCGTCGGCTGGTGGTGCGCGAGGTGGAAGCCGTGCGACGCCGCTCCGGCCTGTCCCGCCACGACGCGAGCCTGGAGGTCTCCGAGTCCGCGCTGGACTGGCTCGCCGCGCGCGGCTTCGACCCGCGCTACGGCGCGCGTCCCCTCAAGCGGGCCCTGGAGCGGGAGCTGGTGGTGCCCGTGGCGGCCTGGCTCGCGGAGCACCCGACGAGCGGCCCGGTGACGCTGCACGTGGAGGGTGGCGACGGTGGCCTGAGCTTGCGCGCGGAGGCGGTGGGCGGCGCGGCCGAGGGCGTGGGCCGTCAGGCCATCGAGCAGGTGCTGGAGGAGGCCGCCTCCCTGCGCGCGGAGGTGCAGCGCTGGGGCCGCTCTCCGCCCATGCGCGTGCTTCGCCAGGAGCTGGCCGTCTTCGACAAGATGTCCCGACAGACGTCCTACTGGGAGGAGCGCTCGCTGGCGGAGGAGTCGTCCCGCAAGTCCGGCGAGGCGCGTGAGCTGGACAAGGCCTTCCGCGAGTGCGCCCAGCAGACGGAGGCCATCGAGGACCTGCTCTTCGAGGCGCACCTGTCGCGCTCGGTGGGACAGGCGGAGTCGCTCGCGCGCGACGTCACCTCGCTGCGCACCACGTTCCGTCCCTTGAGGGAGCGGCTGTACGGGAGCCTCTACCAGTACTCGCGCAGCGTCTCCCTCATCCTGGTCCCCAGCCGCGGCGCCTGGGCCCGGCTGTGCTTCCTGGCGGCCTCCTACGAGCGCTGGTGCAACAGCAAGCAGCTCACGTTCCAGCGCGTGCTCATGTGGCCCTACCAGAAGCCGGAGGGAGAGAAGGCGCCTCGCAAGCCACCGCCTCCGACGTGGAGCTACGAGAAGCTCGAGGACCTGACGAAGCTGAAGACGACGCCCGTGGCCTACGCCATCGAGGTGACGGGCGAGACGCGCCCCCTGCTGCTCTCCGCCGAGCACGGCGTGCACCGCTTCGTGGAGGGGAGCCAGGCGGCGCTGGTCCGCGTGCTCTTCACGTCGAATCCGTACAGCAGGGACGTGCTACCCGACTGGGAGAAGCTCGAGAAGCTGCTGCCGAAGGAGGAGGTCCGGAGGATTCGCCCCGGCTCGACCGAGATGGCGGGCGGCTCCGTGGAGGACCTGCGCACCGGCGCGCGCGTGCGCTACGCGGGCGGCGTGTTGGACATGGAGTCCCTGCAGGAGCCGTGGATGAACTGGCGCGTGTTCGGCGAGACGGAGGAGGACTGACTCATGGATCTCAAACTGCCCCTCGTCTACGCCCCCATGGGTGGCCGCCTCGTCGAGGCCTGGGTCCCCGCCTTCTGGCCCGCCCTCCACCGCGTGGGTCCCAGCCTGTCCGCGCTGCGCGACGACCTGGCGCTCGCCATCATGGAGCGCTTCGAGAAGGAGCACCCATCGCGCGTGGCCAGCTACCAGCTGCCTCCGCACCTGTCGCTCAAGCACGTGAAGGTGGACACCGAGGCGAGGGACCGGGAGAAGGGCCTTCGCATCGCGCTCGAGGGACGCATGGCGGTGCTGCTGGAGAAGTGGCCTCGCGATGACTTCTGGGTGGTGACGCCCACGCGCATGCCGGAGGCCCGCTTCGCCATCGCCAAGCCCGAGGAGCTGGCCAATGCGTTGGAGCGCAGGCTGGGCGCGTGGTGCCTGGAGCACGGGCTGAAGAACCTCGACTCCCGCTGGGCCCAGGGCCGTGAGCGGCTGGAGCTGCTGGAGGTGGACGCCTACGCGCCCTCCATCCTCCCGCGCACCCCGCCCCGTCCGCCCAAGCCGCCCCGGCGCCGCCGCGCGTCCGCGTCGGAAGCGAAGCAGGCCGCGACGCCGCCCGAGACACCGGAGCAGCGCGAGAAGCGGCGCAACCGCAGGCGGCTGACGCTCACGGAGCTGCGCGAGGTGGCGCGCAACCTGAGCCACGCCGCGCGCGACGACGGGCTGGAGCACTGCTACGGCCGCGAGTCGCTGGTGCGCGAAGTCGTGGACGCACTGGAAGGGCGCGAGGGCGCGGCCATCGTCCTGGTGGGTCCGCCGGGCTCGGGCAAGACGGCGCTGGTGCACGAGGTGGTGCGCAGGCTCACCGCCCGTCAGGACGCCGCGGGACAGCGCCGGGACGTGTGGCGCGTGGACGGCAACCAGTTCATCGCGGGCATGAGCTACGTGGGCCAGTGGGAGGCGCGGGCCCGGGGCGTGGTGAAGGAGCTGGTGGAGGTGGGGGATTTGCTCTACGTGGACGACCTGGCGTCGCTCGTCTACGCGGGCCGCACCTCGAACGAGCGCACCAACGTGGCGCAGTTCCTGGAGCCGCACATGGCGCGCGGCGAGCTGACGGTGCTGGCCGAGTCCACGCTGGAGCGCTTCGAGCGCGTGCGCGAGGAGGCCCCCACGCTCGCCTCGCTCTTCCGCGTGGTGCACGTGCCCGCGCTGGAGCCCCGCACGACGCTGCCCGCCCTGCTGGGCACGCTGCGCGAGCTGGAGGGCTCGGGGGACGGTGGGCCCGCGGTGCGGCTGTCACCGCTGGCGCTGGAGACGCTGCTGGATTTGCAGCACCGCTTCGTCGCGCACGAGTCCTTCCCGGGCAAGGCGGTGCGCCTGCTTCGCCGGGTGCTCGCGCGCCCGGGCACGGTGGAGGAGAACGTGCGGCGCTTCACGGAGGTCGACGTCACCGCCGCGATGCGCGAGCAGACGGGCCTGCCGGACTTCGTGCTGGGCAGCGCCCCGCCCCGCTCTCGCGAGGCCTTGGAGCGGGCCCTGGCCACGCAGGTGGCGGGGCAGCCGGAGGCCGTCGGCGCCGTGGTGGACGCCATCCTCACGCTGCAGCGCTCACTCCAGCCGCCGGACAAGCCGCTGGCCACGTACCTCTTCGTGGGCCCCACCGGCGTGGGCAAGACGGAGACGGCCAAGGCGCTGGCGCGCACCCTCTTCGGCAGCGAGGAGCGGCTGGTGCGCTTCGACATGTCGGAGTTCATCTCCGCGTCCAGCATCACCCGCCTGCTCGGACGGCCCGGAGCGCCGGACGGCGAGCTGACGACGGCGCTGCGCACGCAGCCCTTCTGCGTCGTGCTCTTCGACGAGGTGGAGAAGGCGCACCCGCGCGTGTTCGATGCCCTGCTCCAGTTCCTCGGCGAGGGGCGTCTGACGGACGGCGCCGGACGCACCGTGGACGCGCGACAGGCGGTGGTGGTGCTCACGTCCAACCTGGGTGTGCGCGAGGCCGCCGCCCGCACGGGCTTCCACCGGGCCCCCGAGGGCGCGGAGGCACACTACCTCTCCGCGGTGCGCGCGTTCTTCCGTCCGGAGTTCTTCAACCGGTTGGACCGCGTGGTGCCCTTCCGCTCGCTGACGCCCGCCGCGCTGCGGCTCGTCGTGGAGCACGCGCTGGAGTCGCTGCTGTCGCGTCGGGGCATCCGCCGGGGCAACGTGCTGGTGGAGGTGGAGTCCCCGCTGCTCGACCTGCTCGTCGAGCAGGCCTATGACCCACGCTATGGCGCCCGCCCCCTGAAGCGCGCGTTGGAGCGGCGCCTCACCGTGCCCCTGGCGCATCACCTGGTGCGGCGCGGGGGCGATGACCTGGCCCGCGTGGAGCTGTATCGCCAGGGCGACGACATGGGCCTGTCGGTGGAGCTGCTCGCGCTCGAGCCCGCCTGGGCGCCCGAGCCGGCCGCGAGCACGTGGACGCTGCCCGCGGTCTCCCGGGCGCTCGAGGAGGTCACCGCGCGGATGGACGCGCTGCTGGCGGCCGAGGCGAAGCTCGCGGAGCAGGGGCAGGTCCCCGGTGGCCCCGAGGCGCTGGAGCTGTTCGAGCGCCTGGAGCGACTGTCGGCCGAGGCGCTGGACATCCGCGAGAACGAGCTGGCGGACCGCGACTTCCTCGAGACGGAGCAGCGCACGGGCAAGGAGGAGCGCCACTCGTACGACGCGAGCTGGCACAACAAGGGCCGGGGTGGATTGCGCCCTCGTCCAGCGTACGCCGCGCAGCCCCTGCCGGTGTCCCCCGAGGAGCGGCTGCGCCGCTGCCGCCCCCGGGTGATGAAGCTCCGGGACGAAGTGGAGTGGCTCGCGCACCAGCTCGCCCGACGCGAGCGGGGCTTGGAGACGCACAGCCTCCTCGTGGAGGGCCTGGCCGATGCGTCCACCTTCGCGGTGAGCGCCGTGACGGGCTCGCTGCCCCAGGGGCTCGGCCGCTGCGTCATCCTCGAGGAGCGCGTGGAGCCGGATGGCAAGACGTCCTGGGAGCCGAGCGGGACGGCGCTGTCCGTCGGCGTCCGCGTCCGACGCGCGGTGGTGACGCTGACGGCGTTCGGCCTGTCGGACGTCCTCCCCCAGCTGGAGGGCTACGCGCTCGTCCTCCTCCCTCGCGATGACGGCCCCAGGCCCGCGCTGCTGCGCGTGGAGCGACTGGACGGCACACCGGAGCAGCTCGCGGACGTGGCCCAGCGGGTGGCCGCGCGCGACGCGCTGAAGCTCTCGGAGCAGCAGGCCCGCCGCGCGGGCACCGCCCCCGCGCCCCCTCCGGGCCGCGTGGTCCTCGAAGGAATGCAGCCCCCCATCCACCACCTCGCGAGCGGACGTCCACCCGCGGACGCCCTCACCTGGGCGGCGCGAGTGCTGCGCGAGCAGTCCCGAGGAGGGCACTGACATGGATAAGAACTTTCACCTGTTCGTGCGCAACTACCCGGGCGTGGGTGTGGCCGCGCACGTGCTGACGCATCCGCACCTCGCCTCGTTCGCGCCGGACCTGGCGACCGCGCGCCTGGACGTGGCGGAGGTGCTGGGGCGGCTGCTCAAGCGCGGCCAGCTCCACGATGAGGTCACGCACTGGCCGGACCTGCGCACCAAGAAGATGAACCTCACCGTGCGCGTCGTGCAGCACGGACGGCTGTTGCCCGTGCCCCTCAAGCTCACCGTGGTGACGCGCGGCGGGCGCGCAGGTGCCAAGGCGGAGCGCGCGACGCGCAAGGCGGGCTCGGGCAAGAGCCCCGTGCACGTCTGGGTGCCGCGCGTGGACGTGCAGGGCTCGCTGCAGGACCTCTCGGACTTGGAGGCGTACGTGGAGGAGCTCGTCCGGCACGAGCTCTACCTCGCGCCCCTGGAGCGGCTGCACTCGCTGGCCTACCTGGGCGATGAGACCGTCGAAACCCTCTCCGTGTCGATGAAGCACCGCGAGGCGCCCCGCGCGCGGATGGCCGATGAGCCCCGGCGCGCCGAGCGCAAGCCGCCTCCGCCCCCCGCGCTCGCGGAGGCCAGCCGTTGCCTCAACGAGGAGGTCCGCGCGGGCCTGCTGGAGCGCGCGTGGGAGCGGAACAAGGAGGTGGGGCTGCTCACCGAGGCCGTCACCGCGCGCGCTCGCGCCAGCGTGCTGCTGGTGGGGGCGCCCTCCGTGGGCAAGACGGCGCTGGTGCACGAGCTGGTGCACCGCGCCGAGTCCGCGCCCGCGGGCAACCCGCTCCACGGGCTGGAGGTCTACAGCTCGTCGGGTGGCCGCATCATGGCCGGCATGGCCTACCTGGGGCAGTGGCAGAAGCGCGTGCAGCAGATGGTCCTCGAGCTGCGCGTGCGCCGCGCGGTGCTGCACCTGGACAGCCTCTCGGAGCTGCTGTCACTGGGTGGCGGCGACACGGGCCTCGACGTCGCGCGACACCTGCTGCCCGCGCTGGAGGGCGGCGAGGTGGTGCTGGTGCTGGAGGCCACGCCCGAGGACGTCGCGCGCGCCGAGCGCACGCATGGCGCCTTCCTCCAGGCCCTGCGACACCTCGCGGTGGAGCCGCTGCCCGCGTCCGCCGCGAGGGCCGCCGTCCAGCAGGCCTCACAGCGCGTGGCCAAGACGCGCAAGGTGCGCTTCACGCCCGAATCCCTGGAGCGCGCGGCCGAGCTGACCGAACGATTTGGAGAAGGGCCGCCTCCTGGAGGCGCGGTGTCGCTGCTGCGCGCCGCGACATCCCAGCTCGACTCGGGCGCGGAGGTGGGCCCGAGCGCGGTGACGGCCGCCTTCTGCACGCGCACCGGCTATCCGCGCGAGCTGGTGGACGCGTCCATCCGGTTGGACCCGGACGCGCTCCTGCGCCGCTTCCGTGAGCGCATCGTCGGACAGGACGAGGCCACGCTGCTGCTGCGCAACCTCGTCGTCACGTTGAAGACGGGCCTCGCCGACCCCTCGCGTCCCCTGGGCGCGTTCCTGCTCCTGGGCCCCACGGGCGTGGGCAAGACGGAGTCCGCGCTGGCCCTGGCGGAGTACCTGTTCGGCGATGTGACGCGGCTGGCGCGCTTCGACATGGCCGAGTACGCGGCACCGGGCAGCGCGGGACGCCTCGTCGGCGAGGTGGGTGGACAGCAGGGAGGGCTCGCGCGGCGCGTGCGCGAGCAGCCCTTCGGCGTGGTGCTGCTGGACGAGGTGGAGAAGGCGGACGCGGGCGTGCACGACCTGCTGCTCCAGGTGCTCGGCGAGGGACGGCTCACGGACGGCACGGGCCGCACCGTCAGCTTCCGCAACACGGTGGTGCTGCTCACCAGCAACCTGGGCGCGGAGTCGGCGGCGCGCTCGCTGGGCTTCGGCGGCGATGGGCCTCGCGACATGGAGGCCCACTACCTGGGCGCGGCCACGGCCTTCTTCCGGCCGGAGCTGCTCAACCGGCTGGACCAGGTGGTCCCCTACCGCGCCCTGTCCGCGGACGTCATCCGCACGCTCACCCGGCGCACGCTGGACGCGGCCCTCGGACGCGAGGGCCTCTCGCGGCGGGGGGTGAGGGTGTCCTTCGGGGAGGACGTGGTGGACTTCCTCGCCCGGACGGGCTTCGACGCGCGCTATGGCGCCCGTCCCCTGAAGCGCGCGGTGGAGCAGCACGCGGTCGTCCCGCTCGCCCAGTGGCTCGCCGCCCATGCGGGCACGCCCCACCGACACGTGGAGCTGCGGCTGGGCACCGAGGAGCGCCTGGAGGTGGTGCCCCGCTCCTGACATCCCCTCGTGACAGGGCTCTGCTATCGTC
Encoded proteins:
- a CDS encoding AAA family ATPase; translation: MNFRFQCWVQRHASGRVTLTPLSLPHLAVHADSLEKATEELTLALDDQLTRIHPRRVPEFISATGGAPHSLELKAIPVWGGEQNAVAPLSLFAVSAPTHQSYLGLNTPRLETQLWFQGKSLPDDAPERLRERLEGLSDARLLALRADGGEALIDVEVEATPTRLSALTPRQLHLDIRPPPRPPDAPDPSDEPRVTGPLDEEDEEEVFDDDTWEPRKRKRRHEPGDKAARPPPTPVLDRIAVPWHKLAEDGQLDPAYEQDGLVSLLRARLAAKDAEAVVLVGPSGVGKSALLHALAEALRAPTASDDERARPFFFVDGSRLIAGEGMWGGWQQQVLQSYREASEARAILALGHAVDLLDAGKSAHSDQNVAQLLLPLLSTREVSVVAEATAETWAQVERRNASFARLFSVVRVDEPALESLSRILTRVAQDIVGATSLEVKPEALEEVRFLCRRFLPYGAQVGNAVAFLRRLLATCTHAAQAHVTRLDAVRQFASESGIPESLLRDDMPLEAEQVRAFLATRVLGQPTAVERVANVVSVLKAGLADTRRPLGVLLFVGPTGVGKTELSKALAELLFGSRERMVRLDMGEYAGPDALLRLLGDGQTPGHLSAAVRRQPFCVVLLDEVEKAHPAVHDALLGVLGEGRLTDASGRFTDFRNAVLVLTSNLGADTWRARVGFDSLGGVPDVAALRTHYLAEVQRFFRPEMFNRLDDTIVFSPLSAELLRRLVVREVEAVRRRSGLSRHDASLEVSESALDWLAARGFDPRYGARPLKRALERELVVPVAAWLAEHPTSGPVTLHVEGGDGGLSLRAEAVGGAAEGVGRQAIEQVLEEAASLRAEVQRWGRSPPMRVLRQELAVFDKMSRQTSYWEERSLAEESSRKSGEARELDKAFRECAQQTEAIEDLLFEAHLSRSVGQAESLARDVTSLRTTFRPLRERLYGSLYQYSRSVSLILVPSRGAWARLCFLAASYERWCNSKQLTFQRVLMWPYQKPEGEKAPRKPPPPTWSYEKLEDLTKLKTTPVAYAIEVTGETRPLLLSAEHGVHRFVEGSQAALVRVLFTSNPYSRDVLPDWEKLEKLLPKEEVRRIRPGSTEMAGGSVEDLRTGARVRYAGGVLDMESLQEPWMNWRVFGETEED
- a CDS encoding aminotransferase class V-fold PLP-dependent enzyme; amino-acid sequence: MQDARTRLVESIRSAILGEGRVLDGPFGARRLTYADHAASGRSLGFIEDFIRDHVLPFYANTHSETSGTGAQTTRFREDARDIIHAAVGGGPEDVVLFCGAGATAAVCKLIDILNLRIPADLDARYDLRSRIPAAERPVVFVGPYEHHSNDLPWRESIADVVTIDEDADGRIDQAHLERELVRHQERPLRIGSFSAASNVTGILSDLEGLGALLRRHGALAFWDFAAAGPYVRVEMNGREDGPARPRVEKDAAFLSPHKFIGGPGTTGVLVVKRKLLGNRIPTVPGGGTVSYVSGSEHVYQRDPVHREEGGTPAIVDSIRAGLVFRLRESVSVEHIDALEKDFVRRALERWGANPALRILGNPALPRLPIVSFLVRHGDAYLHHHFVVALLNDLFGIQARGGCSCAGPYGHRLLSIDPVTSHRFQDVILSGTDGVKPGWVRLGFNYFLSETTFGFLLDAVDFVATEGWKLLPRYVLDPATGQWRYRGHQRTLRRLEALSYAHGHAEAPAPGRSVPETELTRYVARAHDAVEEALQDYASLKTDDAPLRAEAERLRWFPLPGEVLEVLNREHSAGASVAPFRLQGT
- a CDS encoding LamG domain-containing protein; translation: MSKHSRSWWVPRLATLVFAGVAAPEVLAAERPSLVNTRITTPFGANGHSSTIDGRVFVGNIREDAATTTTTWVARVFRPEAVTYDAEGKPHFSAAFSTGRTTTVRNGENALAFCFTHPALPYTLVEGLAVYQPFLFDSMMFNGPNVFRRRPVDLRVSQPFTAQADISSFTTGNLETLTTVTGASIRGIEPTMTSDGRLLIFQGGPQNDGGIDHLMYAYNPTPCAASGWSNPRPLSMMNIDTASGVQRYPLARQKLKASTGELFGETTSGALLRGAYPWVDHEGRNVTYTGVVYTDGARREAVSLIGADTGWTAYHIDGAINTGRLDIAHLFYSGPMWNFEQERAPEQNFPPGANNDSRYLPVTKSHDVLALFGSNTSDYNEVDVGELVDPFHVLNLPMNELVTRAGAYDLTRTPDHSGSFYTGTLTGTASISAGNFVTQSTSGSLWEPHGKGKALVVPGGGALSVNLTDASGTVRGVGALVRGFTVQLAVRPDANIHAGCTTGNPYRYLFQKSGAIDLIYESDNTVQLSFVINGTRVRLGRSPPLPVGAWTHLGYSWDGVTGVFREYLNGVPTRRVLPVAPGSFRLGTGVLSIGAGNVMSTESCPANGEGSFKGAIDEVRFFSHARSARSICMTSPGAACLDTAIQETPTEGQFGMSQQLHLCNSYAALGTRACSAAMHRVCAQRGAHDALANSTNVLETIQQLIGNRPPISLLGVLAGATATDVNVACGPIQHESVAVTFEELSRLHGLCTDERVAQTLDCGAAAHRWCNKLGWTTGQIFEVTSRPWVGCFNSGLIQDVPKDQLGPVSNTSAFMATDSKLEVSRWCQAKGFGAGTVQELGLGYLAQVHCFQPAVTVPWKINP